A single window of Candidatus Eisenbacteria bacterium DNA harbors:
- a CDS encoding archaeosortase/exosortase family protein: MKSKSRPTAPLRIIVTCLAFWGVALWLVSRFPIIEGFGIRITVVSVRAALGLLGHPVDLVGNVLHTGRTGMEIATDCSPHLAYLIFAGGVIATPASWRQRVIGLGVGALAIHVFNTLRILALYAVLAARSNWFEFVHVYLWQIGTIGAVLGAFTLWLMWTGRRAPTA, from the coding sequence ATGAAGTCCAAGTCGCGACCGACCGCGCCGCTGCGCATCATCGTCACGTGTCTGGCGTTCTGGGGCGTGGCGCTGTGGCTGGTGAGTCGCTTCCCGATCATCGAAGGGTTCGGCATTCGCATCACCGTCGTCTCGGTTCGAGCGGCACTCGGCCTGCTGGGCCACCCCGTCGACCTCGTTGGCAACGTGCTCCACACCGGCCGGACCGGCATGGAGATCGCGACCGACTGCAGCCCGCATCTGGCGTATCTGATCTTCGCCGGTGGCGTGATCGCGACGCCCGCCAGCTGGCGCCAGCGCGTGATCGGACTGGGAGTCGGGGCGCTCGCGATTCATGTGTTCAACACGCTTCGAATCCTCGCGCTCTACGCGGTCCTCGCCGCGCGATCGAACTGGTTCGAATTCGTCCACGTCTATCTGTGGCAGATCGGCACCATCGGCGCGGTGCTCGGTGCCTTCACTCTGTGGCTCATGTGGACCGGACGGCGCGCGCCGACGGCGTGA